In Sylvia atricapilla isolate bSylAtr1 chromosome 25, bSylAtr1.pri, whole genome shotgun sequence, a genomic segment contains:
- the PFKFB2 gene encoding 6-phosphofructo-2-kinase/fructose-2,6-bisphosphatase 2 isoform X2 has translation MLGGALSTGRRDDAGLGLTLCSAAPLMLFWGGFGLGFFIFFFFPVAWASYMTNSPTLIVMIGLPARGKTYMSKKLTRYLNWIGVPTKVFNLGVYRREAVKSYKSYDFFRHDNKEAMEIRKRCALVALEDVKSYLLEECGQIAVFDATNTTRERRDLILDFAKENAFKVFFVESVCDDPEVIAANILEVKVSSPDYPERHRENVMDDFLKRIECYKVTYQPLDPDASDKDLSFIKVINVGQRFLVNRVQDYIQSKIVYYLMNIHVQPRTIYLCRHGESEYNLVGRIGGDSGLSPRGKQFSQALKKFIEEQEIVDLKVWTSQLKRTIQTAESLGVLYEQWKILNEIDAGVCEEMTYAEIEAKYPEEFAMRDQEKYLYRYPGGESYQDLVQRLEPVIMELERQGNVLVISHQAVMRCLLAYFLDKSADELPYLRCPLHTILKLTPVAYGCKVETITLNVEAVNTHRDKPSLNSQEGLPSRQSPVRMRRNSFTPRASADTVKRPRHHSLGSKPLHLPGPLPALEARGPFPSLEAAEGAEQPQLEVTVQPPEGNACL, from the exons ATGCTCGGAGGTGCTTTATCCACCGGGAGACGGGATGACGCTGGGCTGGGTCTCACTTTATGCTCTGCAGCGCCGCTGATGCTGTTTTGGGGAGGTTtcggtttgggtttttttattttttttttttttcctgtagcatGGGCTTCCTACATGACCAACTCCCCGACGCTGATCGTGATGATCGGGCTGCCCGCGCGGGGCAAGACCTACATGTCCAAAAAGCTCACCCGCTACCTCAACTGGATCGGGGTGCCCACCAAAG TGTTTAATTTAGGGGTGTATCGGCGAGAGGCGGTGAAGTCCTACAAGTCCTACGACTTCTTCAGGCACGACAACAAAGAGGCCATGGAAATCCGCAA ACGCTGTGCCCTGGTGGCTCTGGAAGATGTGAAGTCTTATCTCCTGGAGGAGTGCGGGCAGATAGCT GTGTTTGATGCGACCAACACGACTCGGGAGCGACGGGACCTGATCTTAGATTTTGCGaaggaaaatgctttcaag GTGTTTTTCGTGGAGTCCGTGTGTGACGATCCCGAGGTCATCGCTGCCAATATCCTG GAGGTGAAAGTTTCCAGCCCCGACTACCCAGAGAGGCACCGGGAGAATGTGATGGACGATTTCCTCAAGAGGATCGAGTGCTACAAGGTCACCTACCAGCCTCTGGACCCGGATGCCAGTGACAA AGACCTTTCCTTCATTAAAGTGATCAACGTGGGCCAGCGTTTCCTGGTGAACAGAGTGCAGGATTACATCCAGAGTAAGATTGTCTATTACCTGATGAACATCCACGTGCAGCCCCGCACCATCTACCTGTGCCGCCACGGCGAGAGCGAGTACAACCTGGTTGGCAGGATTGGGGGGGACTCTGGCCTGTCCCCCCGGGGAAAACAG TTCTCCCAGGCTCTGAAGAAGTTCATTGAGGAGCAGGAGATCGTGGACCTGAAGGTGTGGACGAGCCAGCTGAAGAGGACAATCCAGACAGCCGAGTCCCTGGGGGTGCTCTACGAGCAGTGGAAGATCCTCAACGAGATCGATGCT ggGGTCTGTGAAGAAATGACCTACGCAGAAATTGAAGCCAAGTACCCCGAGGAGTTTGCCATGAGGGATCAGGAGAAATATCTTTATCGTTACCCTGGAGGGGAG TCCTACCAGGACCTGGTGCAGCGCCTGGAGCCAGTAATTATGGAGCTGGAGAGGCAAGGAAACGTCCTGGTCATCTCCCACCAGGCAGTGATGAGGTGCCTCCTGGCTTATTTCCTTGACAAGAGTGCAG ATGAGCTGCCCTACCTGCGCTGTCCCCTCCACACCATTCTCAAGCTCACACCCGTCGCCTACG GCTGCAAAGTGGAGACAATTACCCTGAATGTGGAGGCAGTGAACACCCACCGGGACAAACCCTCCCTGAACTCA CAGGAGGGCCtccccagcaggcagagccctgtgaggatgaggaggaacaGCTTCACCCCACGGGCCAGCGCCGACACCGTCAAGCGCCCACGGCaccacagcctgggcagcaaACCCCTGCACCTGCCGgggcctctcccagccctggaagcTCGAGGgcctttcccatccctggaagctgcagaaggggctgagcagccacagctggaggtCACTGTCCAG CCTCCAGAGGGAAATGCTTGCCTCTGA
- the YOD1 gene encoding ubiquitin thioesterase OTU1 — MLRLRCKARSGSHALPGLSPHSRLRDMQAALAALTGVPAPSQRLLHGFPPRSLDLSDGERRLGELGIHSGDTLIVEEDTSKPEPDSPVVAKKTMSQPVREAVPVLARRVVPADNSCLFTSVSYVVEGGVYDPGCAPEMRNLIAQIVASDPESYCEAVLGKTNREYCDWIRREETWGGAIEVSILSKFYQCEICVVDTQTVRIDRFGEDAGYSKRVLLIYDGIHYDPLERRLPGSDLPPQTIFPSSDDVVLAQALELADEARRKRQFTDVNRFALRCMVCQKGLTGQLEAREHAKETGHTNFGEV, encoded by the exons ATGCTGCGGCTGCGCTGCAAGGCCCGGAGCGGCTCGCACGCGCTGCCGGGGCTGTCGCCGCACTCCCGCCTCCGCGACATGCAGGCCGCGCTGGCCGCGCTCACCGGAGTGCCCGCCCCCTCCCAGCGCCTCCTGCACGGCTTCCCTCCGCGCAGCCTCGACCTCAGCGACGGCGAGCGGCGCCTCGGCGAGCTCGGCATCCACTCGG GTGACACTCTCATAGTGGAAGAGGACACCTCCAAACCCGAGCCTGACTCTCCCGTGGTGGCCAAAAAAACGATGTCCCAGCCTGTGAGGGAAGCCGTGCCTGTGCTGGCCAGGAGGGTGGTGCCAGCAGACAACTCCTGCCTGTTCACCAGCGTGTCCTACGTGGTGGAGGGCGGCGTGTACGACCCCGGCTGCGCCCCGGAGATGCGCAACCTCATCGCCCAGATCGTGGCCAGCGACCCCGAGTCCTACTGCGAGGCCGTGCTGGGCAAAACCAACAGGGAATACTGTGACTGGATCCGCAGGGAGGAGACCTGGGGGGGAGCCATCGAGGTGTCCATCCTCTCCAAGTTCTACCAGTGCGAGATCTGCGTGGTGGACACGCAGACCGTGCGCATCGACCGCTTCGGGGAGGACGCGGGTTACAGCAAGCGAGTGCTGCTGATCTACGACGGGATCCACTACGACCCCCTGGAACGCCGCCTGCCCGGCTCGGACCTTCCCCCTCAGACCATTTTCCCCAGCAGCGATGACGTGGTGCTGGCACAAGCCCTGGAGCTGGCGGATGAAGCCCGCAGGAAGAGGCAGTTCACGGACGTGAATCGCTTCGCCCTGCGCTGCATGGTGTGCCAGAAGGGACTGACGGGGCAGCTGGAGGCCAGGGAACACGCCAAGGAGACTGGACACACCAACTTCGGCGAGGTGTGA
- the PFKFB2 gene encoding 6-phosphofructo-2-kinase/fructose-2,6-bisphosphatase 2 isoform X4 codes for MLGGALSTGRRDDAGLGLTLCSAAPLMLFWGGFGLGFFIFFFFPVAWASYMTNSPTLIVMIGLPARGKTYMSKKLTRYLNWIGVPTKVFNLGVYRREAVKSYKSYDFFRHDNKEAMEIRKRCALVALEDVKSYLLEECGQIAVFDATNTTRERRDLILDFAKENAFKVFFVESVCDDPEVIAANILEVKVSSPDYPERHRENVMDDFLKRIECYKVTYQPLDPDASDKDLSFIKVINVGQRFLVNRVQDYIQSKIVYYLMNIHVQPRTIYLCRHGESEYNLVGRIGGDSGLSPRGKQFSQALKKFIEEQEIVDLKVWTSQLKRTIQTAESLGVLYEQWKILNEIDAGVCEEMTYAEIEAKYPEEFAMRDQEKYLYRYPGGESYQDLVQRLEPVIMELERQGNVLVISHQAVMRCLLAYFLDKSADELPYLRCPLHTILKLTPVAYGCKVETITLNVEAVNTHRDKPSLNSV; via the exons ATGCTCGGAGGTGCTTTATCCACCGGGAGACGGGATGACGCTGGGCTGGGTCTCACTTTATGCTCTGCAGCGCCGCTGATGCTGTTTTGGGGAGGTTtcggtttgggtttttttattttttttttttttcctgtagcatGGGCTTCCTACATGACCAACTCCCCGACGCTGATCGTGATGATCGGGCTGCCCGCGCGGGGCAAGACCTACATGTCCAAAAAGCTCACCCGCTACCTCAACTGGATCGGGGTGCCCACCAAAG TGTTTAATTTAGGGGTGTATCGGCGAGAGGCGGTGAAGTCCTACAAGTCCTACGACTTCTTCAGGCACGACAACAAAGAGGCCATGGAAATCCGCAA ACGCTGTGCCCTGGTGGCTCTGGAAGATGTGAAGTCTTATCTCCTGGAGGAGTGCGGGCAGATAGCT GTGTTTGATGCGACCAACACGACTCGGGAGCGACGGGACCTGATCTTAGATTTTGCGaaggaaaatgctttcaag GTGTTTTTCGTGGAGTCCGTGTGTGACGATCCCGAGGTCATCGCTGCCAATATCCTG GAGGTGAAAGTTTCCAGCCCCGACTACCCAGAGAGGCACCGGGAGAATGTGATGGACGATTTCCTCAAGAGGATCGAGTGCTACAAGGTCACCTACCAGCCTCTGGACCCGGATGCCAGTGACAA AGACCTTTCCTTCATTAAAGTGATCAACGTGGGCCAGCGTTTCCTGGTGAACAGAGTGCAGGATTACATCCAGAGTAAGATTGTCTATTACCTGATGAACATCCACGTGCAGCCCCGCACCATCTACCTGTGCCGCCACGGCGAGAGCGAGTACAACCTGGTTGGCAGGATTGGGGGGGACTCTGGCCTGTCCCCCCGGGGAAAACAG TTCTCCCAGGCTCTGAAGAAGTTCATTGAGGAGCAGGAGATCGTGGACCTGAAGGTGTGGACGAGCCAGCTGAAGAGGACAATCCAGACAGCCGAGTCCCTGGGGGTGCTCTACGAGCAGTGGAAGATCCTCAACGAGATCGATGCT ggGGTCTGTGAAGAAATGACCTACGCAGAAATTGAAGCCAAGTACCCCGAGGAGTTTGCCATGAGGGATCAGGAGAAATATCTTTATCGTTACCCTGGAGGGGAG TCCTACCAGGACCTGGTGCAGCGCCTGGAGCCAGTAATTATGGAGCTGGAGAGGCAAGGAAACGTCCTGGTCATCTCCCACCAGGCAGTGATGAGGTGCCTCCTGGCTTATTTCCTTGACAAGAGTGCAG ATGAGCTGCCCTACCTGCGCTGTCCCCTCCACACCATTCTCAAGCTCACACCCGTCGCCTACG GCTGCAAAGTGGAGACAATTACCCTGAATGTGGAGGCAGTGAACACCCACCGGGACAAACCCTCCCTGAACTCA gtttaA
- the PFKFB2 gene encoding 6-phosphofructo-2-kinase/fructose-2,6-bisphosphatase 2 isoform X1, with product MLGGALSTGRRDDAGLGLTLCSAAPLMLFWGGFGLGFFIFFFFPVAWASYMTNSPTLIVMIGLPARGKTYMSKKLTRYLNWIGVPTKVFNLGVYRREAVKSYKSYDFFRHDNKEAMEIRKRCALVALEDVKSYLLEECGQIAVFDATNTTRERRDLILDFAKENAFKVFFVESVCDDPEVIAANILEVKVSSPDYPERHRENVMDDFLKRIECYKVTYQPLDPDASDKDLSFIKVINVGQRFLVNRVQDYIQSKIVYYLMNIHVQPRTIYLCRHGESEYNLVGRIGGDSGLSPRGKQFSQALKKFIEEQEIVDLKVWTSQLKRTIQTAESLGVLYEQWKILNEIDAGVCEEMTYAEIEAKYPEEFAMRDQEKYLYRYPGGESYQDLVQRLEPVIMELERQGNVLVISHQAVMRCLLAYFLDKSADELPYLRCPLHTILKLTPVAYGCKVETITLNVEAVNTHRDKPSLNSRMATLAVWGLLSPWIQPGIPGPGGAAATGASLEPLLAFNCDFRACLCLFFSKSWAVCPRGWRRWVVEIYFFFPQLLLRLLSQRTPGC from the exons ATGCTCGGAGGTGCTTTATCCACCGGGAGACGGGATGACGCTGGGCTGGGTCTCACTTTATGCTCTGCAGCGCCGCTGATGCTGTTTTGGGGAGGTTtcggtttgggtttttttattttttttttttttcctgtagcatGGGCTTCCTACATGACCAACTCCCCGACGCTGATCGTGATGATCGGGCTGCCCGCGCGGGGCAAGACCTACATGTCCAAAAAGCTCACCCGCTACCTCAACTGGATCGGGGTGCCCACCAAAG TGTTTAATTTAGGGGTGTATCGGCGAGAGGCGGTGAAGTCCTACAAGTCCTACGACTTCTTCAGGCACGACAACAAAGAGGCCATGGAAATCCGCAA ACGCTGTGCCCTGGTGGCTCTGGAAGATGTGAAGTCTTATCTCCTGGAGGAGTGCGGGCAGATAGCT GTGTTTGATGCGACCAACACGACTCGGGAGCGACGGGACCTGATCTTAGATTTTGCGaaggaaaatgctttcaag GTGTTTTTCGTGGAGTCCGTGTGTGACGATCCCGAGGTCATCGCTGCCAATATCCTG GAGGTGAAAGTTTCCAGCCCCGACTACCCAGAGAGGCACCGGGAGAATGTGATGGACGATTTCCTCAAGAGGATCGAGTGCTACAAGGTCACCTACCAGCCTCTGGACCCGGATGCCAGTGACAA AGACCTTTCCTTCATTAAAGTGATCAACGTGGGCCAGCGTTTCCTGGTGAACAGAGTGCAGGATTACATCCAGAGTAAGATTGTCTATTACCTGATGAACATCCACGTGCAGCCCCGCACCATCTACCTGTGCCGCCACGGCGAGAGCGAGTACAACCTGGTTGGCAGGATTGGGGGGGACTCTGGCCTGTCCCCCCGGGGAAAACAG TTCTCCCAGGCTCTGAAGAAGTTCATTGAGGAGCAGGAGATCGTGGACCTGAAGGTGTGGACGAGCCAGCTGAAGAGGACAATCCAGACAGCCGAGTCCCTGGGGGTGCTCTACGAGCAGTGGAAGATCCTCAACGAGATCGATGCT ggGGTCTGTGAAGAAATGACCTACGCAGAAATTGAAGCCAAGTACCCCGAGGAGTTTGCCATGAGGGATCAGGAGAAATATCTTTATCGTTACCCTGGAGGGGAG TCCTACCAGGACCTGGTGCAGCGCCTGGAGCCAGTAATTATGGAGCTGGAGAGGCAAGGAAACGTCCTGGTCATCTCCCACCAGGCAGTGATGAGGTGCCTCCTGGCTTATTTCCTTGACAAGAGTGCAG ATGAGCTGCCCTACCTGCGCTGTCCCCTCCACACCATTCTCAAGCTCACACCCGTCGCCTACG GCTGCAAAGTGGAGACAATTACCCTGAATGTGGAGGCAGTGAACACCCACCGGGACAAACCCTCCCTGAACTCA agaaTGGCCACTTTAGCAGTGTGGGGGCTCCTCTCTCCGTGGATCCAGCCGGGAATTCCAGGGCcgggaggagcagctgccactggagcatccctggagcCACTCCTCGCCTTCAACTGTGATTTTAGAGCCTGtctgtgtcttttcttttccaaaagctgggctgtgtgtccacGGGGCTGGAGAAGATGGGTTgtggagatttattttttttttccccagctgctttTAAGGCTCCTAAGCCAACGCACCCCCGGGTGTTGA
- the PFKFB2 gene encoding 6-phosphofructo-2-kinase/fructose-2,6-bisphosphatase 2 isoform X3, with protein sequence MSAAPRGRAGEKQCSWASYMTNSPTLIVMIGLPARGKTYMSKKLTRYLNWIGVPTKVFNLGVYRREAVKSYKSYDFFRHDNKEAMEIRKRCALVALEDVKSYLLEECGQIAVFDATNTTRERRDLILDFAKENAFKVFFVESVCDDPEVIAANILEVKVSSPDYPERHRENVMDDFLKRIECYKVTYQPLDPDASDKDLSFIKVINVGQRFLVNRVQDYIQSKIVYYLMNIHVQPRTIYLCRHGESEYNLVGRIGGDSGLSPRGKQFSQALKKFIEEQEIVDLKVWTSQLKRTIQTAESLGVLYEQWKILNEIDAGVCEEMTYAEIEAKYPEEFAMRDQEKYLYRYPGGESYQDLVQRLEPVIMELERQGNVLVISHQAVMRCLLAYFLDKSADELPYLRCPLHTILKLTPVAYGCKVETITLNVEAVNTHRDKPSLNSEGLPSRQSPVRMRRNSFTPRASADTVKRPRHHSLGSKPLHLPGPLPALEARGPFPSLEAAEGAEQPQLEVTVQPPEGNACL encoded by the exons ATGTCGGCGGCACCGCGGGGCAGGGCCGGAGAGAAGCAGTGCT catGGGCTTCCTACATGACCAACTCCCCGACGCTGATCGTGATGATCGGGCTGCCCGCGCGGGGCAAGACCTACATGTCCAAAAAGCTCACCCGCTACCTCAACTGGATCGGGGTGCCCACCAAAG TGTTTAATTTAGGGGTGTATCGGCGAGAGGCGGTGAAGTCCTACAAGTCCTACGACTTCTTCAGGCACGACAACAAAGAGGCCATGGAAATCCGCAA ACGCTGTGCCCTGGTGGCTCTGGAAGATGTGAAGTCTTATCTCCTGGAGGAGTGCGGGCAGATAGCT GTGTTTGATGCGACCAACACGACTCGGGAGCGACGGGACCTGATCTTAGATTTTGCGaaggaaaatgctttcaag GTGTTTTTCGTGGAGTCCGTGTGTGACGATCCCGAGGTCATCGCTGCCAATATCCTG GAGGTGAAAGTTTCCAGCCCCGACTACCCAGAGAGGCACCGGGAGAATGTGATGGACGATTTCCTCAAGAGGATCGAGTGCTACAAGGTCACCTACCAGCCTCTGGACCCGGATGCCAGTGACAA AGACCTTTCCTTCATTAAAGTGATCAACGTGGGCCAGCGTTTCCTGGTGAACAGAGTGCAGGATTACATCCAGAGTAAGATTGTCTATTACCTGATGAACATCCACGTGCAGCCCCGCACCATCTACCTGTGCCGCCACGGCGAGAGCGAGTACAACCTGGTTGGCAGGATTGGGGGGGACTCTGGCCTGTCCCCCCGGGGAAAACAG TTCTCCCAGGCTCTGAAGAAGTTCATTGAGGAGCAGGAGATCGTGGACCTGAAGGTGTGGACGAGCCAGCTGAAGAGGACAATCCAGACAGCCGAGTCCCTGGGGGTGCTCTACGAGCAGTGGAAGATCCTCAACGAGATCGATGCT ggGGTCTGTGAAGAAATGACCTACGCAGAAATTGAAGCCAAGTACCCCGAGGAGTTTGCCATGAGGGATCAGGAGAAATATCTTTATCGTTACCCTGGAGGGGAG TCCTACCAGGACCTGGTGCAGCGCCTGGAGCCAGTAATTATGGAGCTGGAGAGGCAAGGAAACGTCCTGGTCATCTCCCACCAGGCAGTGATGAGGTGCCTCCTGGCTTATTTCCTTGACAAGAGTGCAG ATGAGCTGCCCTACCTGCGCTGTCCCCTCCACACCATTCTCAAGCTCACACCCGTCGCCTACG GCTGCAAAGTGGAGACAATTACCCTGAATGTGGAGGCAGTGAACACCCACCGGGACAAACCCTCCCTGAACTCA GAGGGCCtccccagcaggcagagccctgtgaggatgaggaggaacaGCTTCACCCCACGGGCCAGCGCCGACACCGTCAAGCGCCCACGGCaccacagcctgggcagcaaACCCCTGCACCTGCCGgggcctctcccagccctggaagcTCGAGGgcctttcccatccctggaagctgcagaaggggctgagcagccacagctggaggtCACTGTCCAG CCTCCAGAGGGAAATGCTTGCCTCTGA